Genomic window (Meiothermus sp. QL-1):
CTCGCCAGGGTTCTCCAGCCTGCAAGCCGGGTTTGCCAGAGGTAGGCGACAATCTCGCCCATGAAGTGCAGCAGCCAGTAGAATTTACCTACGCCGCCAAAGGCTTTGGAGCGAAGCAGCCAGACGCGGTTTCGGGCCTCGAAGAAAAAGCGCTCGCCGTAGTCGCCCACGGCCGCTGTGGGCTGGCTGGTTTTGTGGACCACGACGCTGTCGTGTACCCAGTATCCCAGGCCTCGGCGCAGCACCCGTCCGCTAAACTCCAGGTCCTCGCACCAAACGAAGTATGCCGGGTTGGGAAGCCCGTGCTGGAGGATGCTCTGGCTTCGCACGAGCATGCCCGTCCAGGCACCCGAGCGAACGGCCAGGTAGCCGTACCGCACGGCCTTCCACAGGAGGCCAGGCCTTCTCCAGTCTGGTAGGGGGAAGTTCATGGGGTGAATCTGGCCGTCCACCCACACCACCCGGCAGAGCAGGAGGTCCGCTGGCCCCCGCCAGGGGCGGGTGACCTGTTCGGCCTCGAGCAGCTTTTCCAGCGCGTTGGAGTGGGGGATGCCGTCGTCGTCCATCAGCCACACCCAGTCTGCGCCCTGCTCGAGGGCTCGCCGCATGCCGTGGTAGAAACCACCAGCGGAGCCCTCGTTTTGCTCCAGCTCGAGCCGCTCTACTTCTGGGAACTCGGCCAGCAGGCTCTTCACCTCGGGCGGGGAGGCGTTTAGCACCACCAGGATCCGCTCGATGGGGTAGGTCTGTTTTTGCAGCGCTTCCAAGCACTCGCGCAGGAGAGAAGGGCGGTTATGGGTTGGGACAACGGCCCAGACTCGCACCTGGTCATCATACTGTGGGCTCCTTGGTCCCAAGCGCGGCCCGGATTTCCTCGGCGATCCGCGGCAGGGCCCCCCGGGGGCCGTTGCGCTCGAAGCCCTCCCGGCGGGCTTCCTCCCTGGCCGCTTCATCGGCCAGGAAGACCCGCACTGCCTCCGC
Coding sequences:
- a CDS encoding glycosyltransferase — protein: MRVWAVVPTHNRPSLLRECLEALQKQTYPIERILVVLNASPPEVKSLLAEFPEVERLELEQNEGSAGGFYHGMRRALEQGADWVWLMDDDGIPHSNALEKLLEAEQVTRPWRGPADLLLCRVVWVDGQIHPMNFPLPDWRRPGLLWKAVRYGYLAVRSGAWTGMLVRSQSILQHGLPNPAYFVWCEDLEFSGRVLRRGLGYWVHDSVVVHKTSQPTAAVGDYGERFFFEARNRVWLLRSKAFGGVGKFYWLLHFMGEIVAYLWQTRLAGWRTLARGLWAGLTQSPKK